A window of the Brassica napus cultivar Da-Ae chromosome A2, Da-Ae, whole genome shotgun sequence genome harbors these coding sequences:
- the LOC106367432 gene encoding allene oxide synthase, chloroplastic-like — MASASPHFPISLHARLHQTTTARSTPLKFSSTRVLTRPIKASTSETPPDLAVETRTGSGSKDLPIRTIPGSYGLPIIGPLKDRNDYFHKQKPEEFFKSRIRKYNSTVFRVNMPPGGFIADNPQVVALLDGKSFPVLFDVDKVEKKDLFTGTYMPSTELTGGYRILSYLDPSEPNHAKLKSLLFHLLKSSRNRIFPEFKATYSELFDSIEKELAANGKADFGGPGDAAAFNFLARAMYGKDPADTKLGSDAPSLITKWVFFNLHPLLTLGLPSIIEDPLLHTFRLPSALVKSDYQRLYEFFLESSGEILVEAEKLGISREEAAHNLLFATCFNTWGGMKILFSNLVKRVGRAGTKLQIRLAEEIRSVIKSNGGELTMGGIEQMELTKSVVFECLRFEPPVPAQYARAKKDFVIESHDAAFRVKAGEMLYGYQPLATRDPKIFERAEEFVPERFLGEEGERLLQHVVWSNGPQTENPTVGNKQCAGKDFVVLVARLFLIEIFRRYDSFDIEVGSSPLGSSVTFTSLRKASF, encoded by the coding sequence ATGGCCTCTGCTTCACCTCATTTCCCTATTTCTCTTCACGCTCGGCTTCACCAAACAACCACCGCTCGATCAACACCACTAAAATTCTCCTCgactcgagttttaacccggcCGATCAAAGCCTCAACGTCAGAGACTCCTCCTGATCTAGCCGTGGAGACCCGCACCGGATCCGGATCCAAAGATCTCCCCATCCGAACCATCCCTGGAAGCTACGGTCTACCAATTATAGGTCCACTAAAAGACCGTAACGATTACTTCCACAAGCAAAAACCCGAGGAGTTCTTCAAATCACGAATCCGTAAATACAACTCCACAGTGTTTCGAGTCAATATGCCACCAGGAGGTTTCATAGCCGACAATCCCCAAGTCGTGGCTTTACTCGACGGAAAAAGCTTCCCGGTTTTGTTCGATGTTGATAAGGTCGAGAAGAAAGATCTCTTCACCGGCACTTACATGCCCTCGACGGAGCTAACCGGAGGCTACCGTATCTTATCATACCTGGACCCGTCGGAGCCGAATCACGCCAAGCTCAAATCTTTACTCTTCCATCTACTCAAGTCCTCTCGAAACCGAATCTTCCCGGAGTTTAAAGCTACATACTCAGAGCTTTTCGATTCGATTGAGAAAGAGCTCGCCGCTAACGGAAAAGCAGATTTTGGTGGTCCCGGTGACGCAGCAGCTTTCAATTTCTTGGCGCGAGCTATGTACGGGAAGGATCCAGCGGATACGAAGCTTGGATCGGATGCGCCGAGTCTGATTACGAAATGGGTCTTCTTCAATCTCCATCCTTTGTTGACTCTCGGGCTACCGTCAATCATAGAAGATCCTCTTCTCCATACTTTCCGGTTACCGTCGGCGTTAGTCAAGTCTGATTACCAGAGACTCTACGAGTTCTTCCTAGAATCTTCCGGCGAGATTCTAGTTGAGGCTGAGAAATTGGGTATCTCGCGAGAAGAAGCTGCTCACAACCTTCTCTTCGCCACGTGTTTCAACACGTGGGGAGGGATGAAAATTCTGTTCTCGAATCTGGTTAAACGGGTCGGGCGGGCAGGTACGAAACTCCAGATCCGATTAGCGGAGGAGATAAGATCTGTTATCAAATCCAACGGCGGGGAGCTCACGATGGGAGGGATTGAGCAGATGGAGCTCACGAAATCAGTCGTTTTCGAGTGTCTCCGGTTCGAACCGCCGGTTCCGGCGCAATATGCTCGTGCTAAGAAGGATTTCGTGATCGAGAGCCACGACGCGGCGTTTAGAGTCAAGGCGGGAGAAATGCTTTATGGATATCAACCGCTTGCGACTAGGGATCCGAAGATATTTGAAAGAGCGGAGGAGTTTGTGCCGGAGAGGTTTCTCGGGGAGGAAGGAGAGAGGTTGTTGCAGCATGTGGTGTGGTCGAATGGTCCGCAGACGGAGAATCCCACGGTGGGGAATAAACAGTGCGCCGGTAAGGACTTTGTTGTTTTGGTGGCGAGGTTATTTTTGATTGAGATTTTCAGGAGGTATGATTCCTTTGATATTGAGGTTGGCTCCTCGCCGTTGGGAAGCTCCGTTACATTCACGTCTCTGAGGAAGGCTAGCTTTTAG